A portion of the Clostridium gelidum genome contains these proteins:
- a CDS encoding helix-turn-helix transcriptional regulator gives MQINRLFEIVYILLDKKTITAKELSERFEVSVRTIYRDIDTLSIAGIPIYTNKGKGGGISLMDDFVLNKSVLSEKEQNEILMSLQSLNAMKFLDVEPVLKRLSTIFNKESTNWIDVDFSRWGSDDSEKEKFNIIKTAILSTKIINFDYFSSYGEKTLRTVEPLKLVFKGQDWYLYGFCRIKSEFRIFKITRIRNMKLLDETFKRDIPIYIWDDGDKSYKNKMVTLILKIDQRMAYRVFDEFEQENIVKNSDGSFNATVTFPEGDWIYGYVLSYGEYCEVIEPKDVREVIKIKFEEGLKKYTQLKKARSVTRNLN, from the coding sequence ATGCAAATAAACAGATTATTTGAAATAGTATATATTTTACTAGATAAAAAAACTATAACAGCCAAGGAACTTTCAGAACGCTTTGAGGTGTCAGTTAGGACCATTTATAGAGATATTGATACGCTATCAATTGCAGGTATACCCATTTATACTAACAAAGGTAAAGGTGGAGGAATCAGCCTTATGGATGATTTTGTACTTAATAAATCTGTGCTTTCAGAGAAAGAACAAAATGAAATATTAATGAGCCTTCAAAGCTTAAATGCCATGAAATTCCTGGATGTAGAGCCTGTTTTAAAAAGACTTAGTACAATTTTTAATAAAGAAAGTACTAATTGGATTGATGTTGATTTTTCTAGGTGGGGTAGTGATGATAGTGAAAAAGAAAAGTTTAATATCATTAAAACAGCTATTCTTAGTACTAAAATAATAAATTTTGACTACTTTAGTTCCTATGGAGAAAAAACTTTAAGGACTGTTGAACCATTAAAACTTGTTTTTAAAGGACAAGACTGGTACCTCTATGGCTTTTGTAGGATTAAGAGTGAGTTTAGAATTTTTAAAATCACACGAATTAGAAATATGAAATTATTAGATGAAACTTTTAAAAGAGATATTCCAATTTATATTTGGGATGATGGTGATAAATCTTATAAAAATAAAATGGTCACTTTAATTTTAAAAATTGATCAAAGAATGGCATATAGAGTTTTTGATGAATTTGAACAAGAAAATATTGTGAAAAATTCAGATGGAAGCTTTAATGCAACTGTTACTTTTCCAGAAGGTGATTGGATTTATGGGTATGTACTGTCTTATGGAGAGTATTGTGAAGTTATAGAGCCAAAAGATGTTAGAGAAGTTATAAAAATAAAGTTTGAAGAAGGATTAAAAAAATATACACAATTAAAAAAAGCGCGAAGCGTAACCAGGAACTTAAATTAA
- a CDS encoding SPL family radical SAM protein, translating into MEFISAKTIISGYVENSPWFGNNYNMNIYKGCCHGCIYCDSRSECYRIDNFDTVRAKKDALALINKELKSKKRKGVIGTGAMSDPYNPFEKEYSLTRGALELINMHGFGVSIITKSDLIKRDIDILKKIKSHSPVLVKITVTTCDDELCTKIEPNVVVASKRFSAIKELSDNGIFAGVLLMPVLPFLEDNEENINGIINLAHESGAKFIYPAFGVTLRQNQRDWYFKKLDENFPGIKQKYIGQYKNDYECKSKRAKELWKVFKRECDNFGILYKMEDIINAYKKGYEDDQLSMF; encoded by the coding sequence ATGGAATTCATATCTGCTAAAACTATTATATCTGGATATGTTGAGAATAGTCCTTGGTTTGGGAATAATTATAATATGAATATTTACAAGGGGTGTTGTCATGGATGCATTTATTGTGATAGCCGTAGCGAATGTTATAGAATAGATAATTTTGATACAGTAAGAGCAAAAAAAGATGCCCTTGCATTAATTAATAAGGAACTTAAATCAAAGAAAAGAAAAGGTGTAATAGGAACTGGAGCTATGAGTGATCCTTATAATCCCTTTGAAAAAGAATATTCTTTAACAAGAGGTGCCTTAGAACTTATTAATATGCATGGTTTTGGTGTTTCAATTATTACGAAAAGTGATTTAATAAAAAGAGACATTGATATATTAAAAAAGATAAAAAGTCATTCGCCAGTGCTTGTTAAGATAACAGTAACAACTTGCGATGATGAACTTTGCACGAAGATAGAACCTAATGTAGTGGTAGCCTCAAAGAGATTTTCTGCCATAAAGGAACTTTCTGATAACGGGATTTTTGCTGGAGTATTGCTTATGCCAGTTCTCCCATTTTTAGAAGATAATGAAGAAAATATAAATGGAATAATTAATCTTGCACATGAAAGTGGAGCTAAGTTTATATATCCAGCCTTTGGAGTGACTTTAAGACAAAACCAAAGAGATTGGTATTTTAAAAAGCTTGATGAGAATTTTCCCGGAATTAAGCAAAAATATATAGGGCAGTATAAAAATGATTATGAATGTAAATCAAAAAGAGCCAAGGAATTATGGAAGGTATTTAAAAGAGAATGTGATAATTTTGGCATACTATATAAAATGGAAGATATTATTAATGCTTATAAGAAGGGGTATGAAGACGATCAACTTTCAATGTTTTAA
- a CDS encoding GyrI-like domain-containing protein: protein MNYEVVYLKEKIVAGITIRTSNNDPNMGKAIGETWRHFFADGVYGSIQNKKNDRSIGLYANYEDKVNGAYDVMICCEISKDKNMPSEIDVKKSAEGKYAKFVAKGNVQKAVAECWGEIWAMDLDRKYSSDFEEYISGGDMDNAEINIYISIN, encoded by the coding sequence ATGAATTATGAAGTAGTGTATTTAAAAGAAAAAATAGTAGCAGGGATTACAATCAGAACAAGCAATAATGATCCTAATATGGGAAAAGCTATAGGTGAAACTTGGCGACATTTTTTTGCAGATGGTGTTTATGGATCAATTCAAAACAAGAAAAATGATAGAAGCATTGGTTTATACGCAAATTATGAAGATAAAGTTAATGGTGCTTACGATGTGATGATTTGCTGTGAAATTTCTAAAGATAAAAATATGCCAAGTGAAATTGATGTGAAAAAAAGTGCAGAAGGCAAATATGCAAAATTCGTAGCTAAAGGCAATGTACAAAAAGCAGTAGCAGAATGTTGGGGTGAAATTTGGGCAATGGATTTGGACCGAAAATATAGTTCTGATTTTGAGGAATATATAAGCGGTGGGGACATGGATAATGCTGAAATAAATATTTATATCTCAATAAATTAG
- a CDS encoding flagellar motor protein MotB produces MRKKKEHHEEHVDEAWLLPYSDMLTLLLALFIVMFAMGQTDAAKFNAMSQQFNIIFAGGSGVMQRDGNSVISMEVSPGQAEDDKMTEVKKMLEAEITKEGYSDKVKVALNGEGLEISIQDVVLFNTAEAEVKNNLSPLLVQISNLLQGLENKVKVVGYTDNVPIKNDKFRSNWELSAMRAINVMNFMVASGEISADKVSIQAYGEYMPKFENTTEAGRAKNRRVEIIVIRKYPQTAQEKSN; encoded by the coding sequence ATGAGAAAGAAAAAAGAACATCATGAAGAGCATGTTGATGAAGCGTGGCTTCTTCCATATTCAGATATGTTAACACTCCTATTGGCACTATTTATTGTTATGTTTGCTATGGGTCAAACCGATGCAGCAAAATTTAATGCAATGAGCCAACAATTTAATATTATTTTTGCAGGTGGTAGTGGGGTAATGCAACGCGATGGTAATTCAGTTATCTCTATGGAGGTTTCACCAGGACAAGCTGAGGATGACAAGATGACTGAAGTAAAGAAAATGTTAGAGGCAGAAATTACAAAAGAGGGTTATTCTGATAAGGTTAAGGTTGCTCTTAACGGTGAGGGATTAGAAATTTCAATACAAGATGTTGTGCTTTTTAATACAGCTGAGGCAGAGGTTAAAAATAATTTATCACCATTACTTGTACAAATTTCAAATCTGCTTCAAGGCTTAGAGAATAAAGTTAAGGTTGTAGGCTATACTGATAATGTACCTATTAAGAATGATAAATTCCGATCTAACTGGGAATTAAGCGCAATGAGAGCTATAAATGTAATGAATTTTATGGTTGCTTCAGGGGAAATTAGCGCTGATAAAGTATCTATTCAAGCTTACGGTGAATATATGCCTAAATTTGAGAATACCACAGAGGCAGGTAGAGCTAAAAATAGAAGAGTAGAAATCATTGTAATTAGAAAGTATCCACAAACTGCACAAGAAAAGTCAAATTGA
- the motA gene encoding flagellar motor stator protein MotA, with translation MDIFLVIGLIGGLIIVVAAMLEKGASLAVLLSVEAIMVILGGTVIGLMNSFPKGEFMKLGKVFGVLFSNKNQQDPSEIIVQLVEMAQTTRRDGLLSLESTINGLESKFLKKGLEMVVDGLEPDLIKEVLEIEIESMEERHRLGITAFSSAGGTAPTLGVLGAVIGLIGALGNLNDIEKLGESIKSAFVATVYGIFTGYLIWHPFSNRLKRKSLEEVTSMNIMLEGILAIQAGNNPKSIERKLVGMIEPSKRARFEENNKEN, from the coding sequence ATGGATATATTTTTGGTTATAGGTCTTATTGGTGGTCTAATAATTGTAGTTGCAGCTATGCTAGAAAAAGGGGCTAGTCTTGCGGTACTATTAAGCGTTGAAGCAATAATGGTAATTCTTGGGGGTACTGTAATTGGATTGATGAATTCTTTCCCAAAAGGTGAGTTTATGAAATTGGGTAAAGTTTTTGGGGTTCTTTTTAGTAATAAGAATCAACAAGATCCTAGTGAAATTATTGTGCAACTTGTAGAAATGGCTCAAACAACTAGAAGAGATGGATTGCTATCTCTTGAAAGTACTATAAATGGACTAGAAAGCAAATTCTTGAAAAAAGGATTAGAGATGGTGGTCGATGGTCTAGAGCCAGACCTTATAAAAGAAGTATTAGAAATAGAAATTGAGAGTATGGAAGAAAGACATAGGCTTGGTATTACAGCCTTTTCATCAGCGGGAGGTACAGCTCCAACCCTTGGAGTTTTAGGAGCTGTTATTGGACTAATTGGTGCTCTTGGAAATCTTAATGATATTGAAAAACTTGGGGAAAGTATAAAGTCAGCTTTCGTTGCAACAGTTTATGGTATTTTTACTGGATATTTAATTTGGCATCCATTTTCAAACAGATTAAAAAGAAAATCTTTAGAAGAAGTAACAAGTATGAATATTATGCTTGAAGGAATTTTAGCTATTCAAGCAGGGAACAATCCAAAGAGTATTGAAAGAAAACTAGTAGGGATGATAGAACCTAGCAAAAGAGCAAGATTTGAAGAAAACAATAAAGAAAACTAA
- a CDS encoding DUF421 domain-containing protein, with translation MNEGLVVFVRSIIGFFSLLIFAKILGKQQISQLSFFDYVLGITIGSIAATLTTDLSSRAWPHFIGLFTWALLGYLMESITLKWRYASKYIDGEPTIIIMNGKIMENALRKMKYKISDIMGLLRNKDVFDLSQVDFAIIETNGQLSVLKKPDYEPLTPKDMSILKAPTGISTELIYDGILIDENLRQLNKTKKWIMDQLKMQEIKDVSEVFLATLTPSGSLYVDKYDDHIKKITDIGDFKGPY, from the coding sequence TTGAATGAAGGATTAGTAGTTTTTGTGCGTTCTATTATTGGATTCTTTTCTTTACTTATTTTTGCGAAGATATTAGGGAAACAACAAATAAGCCAATTAAGTTTTTTCGATTATGTACTTGGAATAACAATTGGATCTATTGCTGCAACTCTTACTACAGACTTATCCAGTAGAGCTTGGCCTCATTTTATCGGGCTTTTCACTTGGGCTCTACTTGGATATTTAATGGAATCCATTACTTTAAAATGGCGATATGCTTCAAAATATATAGATGGAGAACCCACTATTATCATCATGAATGGCAAAATAATGGAGAATGCATTACGAAAAATGAAATACAAAATCTCTGATATTATGGGGTTACTAAGAAATAAAGATGTTTTTGATTTGTCACAGGTAGATTTTGCAATTATCGAAACAAATGGCCAACTCTCTGTACTAAAAAAGCCAGACTATGAACCTTTAACACCTAAAGATATGAGTATTCTTAAAGCACCAACTGGTATCAGTACAGAACTTATTTATGATGGAATCCTTATAGATGAAAATCTAAGGCAACTTAACAAAACCAAAAAATGGATTATGGATCAGTTGAAAATGCAAGAAATTAAAGACGTTTCAGAAGTATTTCTTGCAACATTAACACCTTCTGGTTCCTTGTATGTAGATAAATATGATGATCACATAAAAAAGATAACTGATATCGGTGATTTTAAAGGACCATATTAA
- a CDS encoding DUF4363 family protein produces the protein MRKFLVITIPIVTLAFFVLIMLSSSILKGSLGKDDNIPESIELIIQDVESENWESASDKTENLSNVWEKVVKRIQFSSERDEINSFDTSIARLRGAIMAKDKSSSFMQLNEAYEHWEGLGK, from the coding sequence ATGAGAAAATTTTTAGTTATAACTATCCCCATAGTGACATTAGCTTTTTTTGTATTAATTATGCTTAGTAGTAGTATTTTAAAAGGATCTCTAGGAAAAGATGATAATATTCCTGAATCAATCGAATTGATTATTCAGGATGTAGAATCTGAAAACTGGGAAAGTGCTAGTGATAAGACAGAGAATTTATCAAATGTATGGGAGAAAGTAGTTAAAAGAATACAATTCAGTTCCGAAAGAGATGAGATAAATTCGTTTGATACAAGTATAGCTCGTCTTCGTGGTGCTATAATGGCAAAAGATAAATCTTCTTCATTTATGCAATTAAATGAAGCTTATGAACATTGGGAGGGATTAGGAAAATAA